TTGCTGCCCCGCAACGCCTCGTCGCGTGGGCGGCACGCCTCGGCGGCGACTCGGTGCTCGGCGCCTTCCTCCTCGGTGCCACCTCCGGCCTGGTCGCCGCGCCGTGCGGCGCCCCGGCCTTCGCCGCCGTCTTGACCTGGGTCGCCGCCAGCCAGAGTGCCGTGTGGGGGTTCGTCTACCTGTTCGTCTTCTCGCTCGGGATGACGGCCGTGCTGATCCTCGTGGGTCTCTCGGCGGGCTCCCTGGCCGCGCTGCCGCGCGCGGGACAGTGGATGGTGGTGGTGAAGCGCGTCGCCGCCGTGGTGATGCTGGCCATGGCCGAGTACTACTTCGTTCGGATGGGGATGGTCTGGTGATGCCACGATTCACACAGTGCAGTTGGTTGGGGCTTCTGCTCCTCGGTGCAGCGCCGGGCATGCTCCCGGCGCAGGCCCCGGTGGGGACGCGTGCGCCCGTCGTCGAGGTCACCGATCTCGACGGAACCCTGGTGAAGCTGCCCGCCGGTCGACCGGCGTTGATCGAGTTCTGGGCCACCTGGTGCGAGGTCTGCGAGCAACTCTTCCCGCGGGTGGTGGCGGCGAAGAAGGCCTACGGCGATCGCGTCGATTTCTACGGCGTGAATGTTACCGTCAACGAATCGAAGTCGCGCGTCAAGCGCTGGGTCACCGAGCACGCCCCGCCGTTCCGCGTGCTCTACGACGAGCGCGGGCTCGCCGTGCGCGCCTATGGTGCCCCGGCGACCTCGTACGTGGTGATTGTCGATGCCAAGGGCGTCGTCCGCTACACCGGCAGCGGCGGCACGCAGGCGCTGTCGGCTGAGCTTGCCAAGGTGG
The Gemmatimonadota bacterium DNA segment above includes these coding regions:
- a CDS encoding TlpA family protein disulfide reductase, with product MPRFTQCSWLGLLLLGAAPGMLPAQAPVGTRAPVVEVTDLDGTLVKLPAGRPALIEFWATWCEVCEQLFPRVVAAKKAYGDRVDFYGVNVTVNESKSRVKRWVTEHAPPFRVLYDERGLAVRAYGAPATSYVVIVDAKGVVRYTGSGGTQALSAELAKVVAP
- a CDS encoding sulfite exporter TauE/SafE family protein, whose protein sequence is MFDPALAESLQQRPLVAIPLLFAAGLATSLTPCIYPMIPITAGILGGAGAAGRSRRRTLQLTLVYVLGLALVYASLGLIAGMTGTLFGTISANRWAYFAFGNLLLLAALAMLDVISLAAPQRLVAWAARLGGDSVLGAFLLGATSGLVAAPCGAPAFAAVLTWVAASQSAVWGFVYLFVFSLGMTAVLILVGLSAGSLAALPRAGQWMVVVKRVAAVVMLAMAEYYFVRMGMVW